The following are encoded in a window of Roseimaritima ulvae genomic DNA:
- a CDS encoding FliG C-terminal domain-containing protein — translation MPQPNLDTQAAIRRTAILLSSLPAETSRQMLSKLPPLKRAMLKRAIAELSDVDPLERRQAMQQFLRSATAPPPADQRRATYSGDADPHSSSLAGAPPSGDVPVADTPLSFLGSVPDHVLLTAIEGEHPQTIAIVLASLQPQQAARLLPRLQDTTRNAAVQRLARLQQLPPDALDSIGEHLKKLVAEATPTDSSPAGSRTLQAILDQVPDQLRQDMSHQLGWPVPARQAEPARQTESDDGFNSTLRLAADTLATETLDFGPTAADGPDPDDALRTEGDRFTIDPQVLDQQFQQLRPTDVRDGLAQLDGQQALLAVCGLPARVADRVLGTLPRRQARKIRQQLQSLDSVTLEDIDRAKQDLGERLGIIPVGASAEPHRGPSRLLSAA, via the coding sequence ATGCCTCAACCCAACCTTGATACCCAAGCGGCCATACGTCGCACGGCAATCCTGCTGTCCTCGCTGCCCGCCGAAACCTCTCGCCAGATGCTCAGCAAACTCCCGCCGCTGAAGCGGGCCATGCTGAAGCGTGCGATCGCCGAATTGAGTGACGTCGATCCGTTGGAACGTCGTCAAGCGATGCAACAATTTCTCCGCTCCGCCACCGCGCCCCCTCCGGCTGACCAGCGTCGAGCGACCTATTCGGGCGATGCTGATCCGCATTCGTCTAGCCTGGCCGGCGCCCCCCCCAGCGGCGACGTGCCAGTGGCCGACACTCCGCTGTCCTTCCTGGGTTCGGTCCCCGACCACGTCTTGCTGACGGCCATCGAAGGCGAACATCCACAAACCATCGCGATCGTGCTGGCCTCCCTCCAACCGCAACAGGCCGCGCGATTGTTGCCGCGTCTGCAAGACACCACCCGCAACGCCGCCGTGCAACGTCTGGCGCGACTGCAACAGCTTCCTCCCGATGCTCTCGATTCGATCGGCGAACATCTCAAGAAACTGGTCGCCGAAGCGACGCCGACCGACAGTTCACCGGCCGGCAGCCGCACCCTGCAAGCGATCCTGGATCAGGTCCCCGATCAGCTGCGGCAAGACATGTCGCACCAACTGGGCTGGCCCGTTCCCGCGCGGCAAGCGGAACCGGCGCGGCAAACGGAATCCGATGACGGCTTCAACTCGACTCTGCGGTTGGCAGCCGACACGCTGGCGACCGAAACGCTGGATTTCGGTCCGACAGCGGCCGACGGCCCGGATCCCGACGACGCCTTGCGGACCGAAGGCGATCGCTTCACCATCGATCCCCAGGTGCTCGATCAGCAGTTCCAGCAACTGCGGCCCACCGACGTCCGCGACGGACTGGCCCAACTGGACGGACAGCAAGCTTTGCTGGCCGTCTGCGGTTTGCCGGCCCGCGTAGCGGATCGCGTGTTGGGAACGCTGCCCCGCCGCCAAGCTCGCAAGATTCGTCAACAATTGCAGTCGCTCGATTCGGTCACGCTGGAAGACATCGATCGCGCCAAACAGGATCTCGGCGAACGGCTGGGAATCATACCGGTCGGCGCGTCGGCCGAACCGCACCGTGGGCCCTCGCGTCTCCTGTCCGCCGCCTAA
- a CDS encoding FliH/SctL family protein — protein sequence MASILKSNTTEGSVGPSGVAGFNLDDFASSSRRLLEQAQEQAQQILADARQQAQEITKKAHREGLAAGMAEARKTVDQDVAQQVQTQVQERLGVLEQTARELSESQAEWLQSFAQTLTDLGLGIAEKIIKQRLQNDPQIVLDWTEQALRHARSARSLVVAVHPETLVQLGQPLEALLQASGVPEDARLEPDESLEPHGVVVRQLGGSIDAQLSSQLENLQRMLQA from the coding sequence ATGGCATCGATACTTAAATCCAACACCACCGAAGGCAGCGTCGGCCCCAGCGGCGTGGCGGGCTTTAACCTGGATGACTTTGCCTCCAGTAGTCGACGCCTGTTGGAGCAGGCTCAGGAACAAGCCCAGCAGATCCTCGCCGACGCCCGCCAGCAGGCCCAAGAGATCACCAAGAAGGCGCATCGCGAAGGTCTGGCCGCGGGCATGGCGGAAGCTCGTAAGACCGTGGACCAAGACGTCGCTCAACAGGTCCAGACGCAGGTCCAAGAACGACTCGGCGTGCTGGAACAAACGGCTCGCGAATTATCCGAAAGCCAAGCCGAATGGTTGCAGTCCTTCGCCCAAACGTTGACCGACCTGGGGCTGGGCATCGCCGAAAAAATCATCAAGCAACGGCTTCAGAACGACCCCCAAATCGTACTCGACTGGACCGAACAAGCTCTTCGGCACGCACGCTCGGCACGATCCCTGGTCGTGGCCGTGCATCCCGAAACGCTGGTCCAGTTGGGACAACCACTGGAAGCCCTGCTGCAAGCCTCCGGCGTTCCCGAGGACGCTCGTTTGGAACCCGATGAATCGCTGGAACCGCACGGCGTGGTGGTTCGCCAATTGGGCGGCAGCATCGATGCTCAACTTTCCAGCCAATTGGAAAACCTCCAGCGGATGTTACAAGCATGA
- the fliJ gene encoding flagellar export protein FliJ, with product MFQFRFDSLLRLRESERDAARQEVADGHQAMGILQQQREDLEQQRQQLRDTAQRRMSEASISVDTMLNQGRYDVQLAAEIQGIASNMAAVEKEIERRQTRLQAADIEVKRLERLRETQQQQWNADQLAAQQADLDEIATLRFARASRNQGAHRWD from the coding sequence ATGTTCCAATTTCGCTTCGATTCCCTACTGCGACTTCGTGAAAGCGAGCGGGATGCTGCGCGCCAGGAGGTAGCCGATGGGCATCAGGCGATGGGCATTTTGCAGCAGCAGCGAGAGGACTTGGAACAGCAGCGGCAACAACTGCGTGACACGGCTCAGCGGCGGATGTCCGAAGCCTCGATCTCGGTCGATACGATGTTGAACCAGGGCCGCTACGACGTGCAATTGGCTGCCGAGATTCAGGGCATCGCTTCCAACATGGCCGCCGTGGAAAAAGAAATTGAACGTCGCCAAACGCGGCTGCAAGCGGCCGACATCGAAGTCAAACGCCTGGAACGGTTGCGGGAAACCCAACAACAACAGTGGAACGCCGATCAACTGGCCGCCCAACAGGCCGACCTGGATGAAATCGCCACACTGCGATTCGCCCGAGCCAGCCGCAATCAGGGAGCTCACCGATGGGATTAG
- a CDS encoding FliI/YscN family ATPase → MMMPTLPAADSVLQSIAEGTPMQIRGRVAAVAGGNIEIEGMTAPVGSILRIRMADGSTCNARLIGFQGVRPILAPLAFPDGVAAGDEVELLSNKARVAVGPALRGRVINALGEPIDGKPLPLGLVPAELERPCPESLQRPAISDPLATGVRAIDAFLSCGRGQRMGIFAGSGVGKSTLLSMLVQGTAADTIVVGMVGERGREVREFIEHSLGDEGLQRSVIVAATSDQPAALRVQAAWTATAVAESLRDAGQNVLLLIDSVTRFALAQREIGLAAGEPPTTRGYPPSVFAMLPRLVERAGTTEQGAITAFYSVLVEGDDNNEPVADTLRGLLDGHIILSRQLASESHWPAIDILSSLSRLQSRIIDPTVQAAAEQLRQCMAEYRRNADLIAIGAYKAGTNPQLDRAIAIRKPLQDLICQRTDDRWPIEKTHQELVRLANALTAAAKQQAAQQQAAQQTTT, encoded by the coding sequence ATGATGATGCCCACACTGCCCGCCGCTGATTCGGTCTTGCAATCGATCGCCGAAGGAACGCCGATGCAGATCCGCGGACGCGTAGCCGCGGTTGCGGGAGGCAATATTGAAATCGAAGGCATGACCGCGCCGGTTGGCTCGATCCTCCGCATTCGCATGGCCGACGGCAGCACCTGCAACGCCCGTCTGATCGGCTTTCAGGGCGTGCGTCCGATCCTGGCCCCCTTGGCATTTCCCGATGGAGTGGCCGCCGGAGACGAGGTCGAACTGCTGTCCAACAAAGCGCGCGTCGCGGTCGGGCCCGCCCTTCGCGGTCGAGTCATCAACGCTTTAGGCGAACCCATCGATGGCAAACCGCTGCCCCTGGGGCTGGTCCCCGCCGAACTGGAACGTCCCTGTCCCGAATCGCTGCAACGACCGGCAATCAGCGATCCGCTGGCCACCGGCGTGCGCGCCATCGATGCCTTCCTCAGCTGTGGCCGGGGACAACGCATGGGCATCTTCGCCGGCTCGGGTGTGGGCAAAAGTACGCTGTTGAGCATGTTGGTGCAGGGCACGGCCGCCGACACCATCGTCGTCGGCATGGTGGGCGAACGAGGCCGCGAAGTCCGCGAGTTTATCGAACACAGTTTGGGAGACGAAGGGTTGCAGCGGAGCGTGATCGTGGCCGCCACCAGCGACCAACCGGCTGCCCTGCGGGTCCAGGCCGCCTGGACCGCCACGGCCGTCGCCGAATCGCTCCGCGACGCCGGACAAAACGTGCTGCTGCTGATCGACTCGGTCACCCGCTTCGCGCTTGCCCAACGCGAAATCGGTCTGGCCGCCGGCGAACCACCAACCACCCGCGGCTATCCCCCCAGCGTATTCGCCATGTTGCCACGGCTGGTTGAACGCGCAGGAACCACCGAACAGGGAGCAATCACCGCGTTTTACAGCGTGCTGGTTGAGGGAGACGACAACAACGAACCGGTCGCTGATACGCTCCGCGGGCTGCTCGATGGACACATTATCCTGTCGCGTCAATTGGCTTCCGAATCCCATTGGCCGGCGATCGATATCCTTTCCAGCCTCAGCCGCTTGCAGTCCCGGATCATCGATCCCACCGTGCAAGCCGCCGCCGAACAACTGCGGCAATGCATGGCCGAGTACCGCCGCAACGCCGACCTGATCGCGATCGGAGCCTACAAGGCCGGCACCAACCCCCAGCTCGATCGCGCCATCGCCATCCGCAAACCGCTGCAAGACCTGATCTGCCAACGCACCGACGACCGCTGGCCGATCGAAAAGACGCATCAGGAGCTGGTCCGCCTAGCAAATGCCCTGACCGCCGCCGCCAAACAACAAGCAGCCCAACAACAAGCCGCACAACAAACAACAACCTAG